The Amycolatopsis sp. DG1A-15b genome contains the following window.
GATCGTGCTGCACCGCCTGGCCGAATAGCCGCTTCCCGTCACGCGACGGCGAGGTCCTCCGGCGGCGCCCAGAGCGGCACCCCGTCCGCCCGCTCGGGGTGCAGCCAGCGCAGCCTCGCCGCGAGCTGCCCGGCCACCTCCAGGAAACCCCGGACGGTCTCCGGCCGCTCGCCGTCCCGCCAGGCCAGCGACCACGGGTACACCGGCTGCAGCTCCTGCGGCCGGTACGCCGGGATCCCGAGGTCTTCGTACCGCCGGGCGTAGCTTTCGAACTCCAGCAGGTAAGCGCTGTCCGGCGCCCGGGTGAGCGCCGCGTGGCACGTGTCGAACGTGCCCGGGTTGCCCAGCCAGCGCAGGGCCAGCCCGGTGTGCTGCTCCAGCGAACTCAAGTACCGGCCGTGCACGTTGTACAGCGCCGTGCCGGGTGCGTCCGCGAAGACCTCGATCGGACGCTCGTGCACCGACACCGCCGGGCGGCGGGGGTCGCCGGGCCGCCCGACCAGGCGGAACGGCTCCAGCCGCAGCAGCCGGTGCTGCCAGCCCGCCGGGTGGGCCGCCTTCATCGCCCCCGTGACGCGGACGATCGCCACGTCCGGGTGGCCCTCGAGCAGCGCCCTGAGCTGGCGGGCGCTGTCCATCTGGCTCTGGACGAGCCGGATGGCGGGGTGGGCGGCGAGGTAGGCGTCCGCGACCAGCCGGCTCGTGTCCAGCTCGAAGATGTGGGCGATCCGCAGGTGGTGCGGGGCGGGCTCGCGCAGCATCTGGTCCGCGGTGGCCAGCAGCTGCCGGGCCAGGTGCAGGAACCGGTCGCCGCGCGGGGTCAGGGCCACGTGGCGGCTGTCGCGGACCAGCAGGGCGCCGCCGACGTCGGTTTCGAGCTTGCGGATCTGCTTGGACAGCGTCGGCTGGCTGATGAAGAGCTTGGCCGCCGCCCGGCCGAAGTGCAGTTCGTCGGCGACGGTGACGAAGTACCGCACCAGCCTGAGGTCGAGGTCCATGCGGGCCTTCCGCGCGAAGGGTCGGGTGCGCCAACGATGCCACCACGGCTATCGATCCGGTCGCAACGGGTCTTGGACGCCGGGCCCGCCCGTCGGGTTGGCTTCGGGGACCACCCGGACGAACTGGAGGATCCGATGGCCGAACCGGGCACCCCCGTCGTGTTCATCCACGGGCTGTGGCTGCACGCCACCTCGTGGACCCCTTGGATCGACCACTTCCGGGCGGCCGGGTACGCGCCCGTCGCACCCGGCTGGCCGCACGAGCCCGGAACCGTCGAGCTGGCCCGGGAAAACCCGGACGTCGTCGCGGACATCGGCATCGACGACGCCACCGGCCACTTCGCGTCGATCATCGCCGGCCTCGAGCGGCCGCCGGTGATCATCGGGCACTCCTTCGGCGGCCTGATCACCGAGAAGCTGCTGGGGCAGGGCGTCGGCCTCGCCGGCGTCGCCATCGACCCCGCCCAGATCAAGGGCGTCCTGCCGCTGCCGCTGGCCCAGCTGCGCGCGGGCCTGCCTGCCCTGGGCAATCCGGCGAACCTCCACCGGGCCGTGTCGCTGACCGAGAAGGAGTTCCGGTTCGGCTTCGGCAACGCGCTGACCGACGAGGAATCGGCGGCGCTGTACCGGCGCTGGACGATCCCGTCGCCGGCCCGGCCGCTGTTCCAGGCCGCGGCGGCGAACTTCGTGCTGCACTCCGAGGCCCGGGTCGACACCCACCGCCCGGACCGCGGCCCGCTCCTGCTGATCTCCGGGACGGCCGACCACACCGTTCCGGACGTCGTCACCCGCTCGACCTTCAAGCAGTACCGCGACTCCACCGCGGTCACCGAGCTGAAGCAGTTCGAGGGCCGGGGACACTCGCTCACCATCGACAGCGGCTGGCGCGAGGTCGCCGACGCCGTGCTCGGCTGGCTGCGCGAGCAGGGGATCTGAGCCCGTGGACCTCGGATTGGCCGGCGCGGTCGCCGTCGTCACCGGAGCCAGCCGGGGCATCGGCCTGGCCGTCACCGAAGCCCTCGTCGCGGAAGGTGCCCACGTCGTGGCCGGCGCGCGCGTGCCGGGACCGGACCTGGACGCCCTCGTCCAGGCGGGGAAAGCGCACGCACTCGCCGTCGACCTCGGCACCACCGACGGGCCTGGCCGGCTCGCCGAGCTGGCCCTGGCCGAGTTCGGGCGCATCGACGTCCTGGTCAACAACGTCGGCGCCGTCACCCCGCGGCCGAACGGCTTCCTGCTGGTCACCGACGACGAGTGGACGCGGTCGGTGACGCTGAACCTGCTGAGCGCGGTCCGGGCGACGCGGGCCGTGCTGCCGACGATGGTGACCGCGGGCCGGGGCAACATCGTCACGGTCGCCTCGGTCAACGCGATCCTGCCCGACCCCGGCGTCATCGACTACAGCGCGGCGAAAGCGGCGCTGGTCAACTTCACGAAGTCGGTGTCGAAGGAGTTCGGGCCCCGCGGCATCCGCGCCAACGCGATCAACCCGGGCCCGGTCGCGACGGACCTGTGGCTCGGGGCCGGCGGGGTGGCCGAAACCCTCGCCGCCACGACCGGCGCGAACCCGGACTCGGTCGCCGAGGAGGCGGCCGGGCACGCCGTCACCGGCCGGTTCACCCGGCCCGCGGAGGTGGCGAACCTGGTGGCCTTCCTGGCCAGCGACCGGGTGGCGGGCAACATCACCGGCGCCACCCTCGCCATCGACGGCGGCTACGCCACCGAAACCCATTGATCACGGGCTCGGCGAGGGTTTCGCCATCGCGCGGGGCCTGCCCCGGACGTGCGAGGCGGGAGTAGGCACCTCGCGGGCGGGGTATTTCCCTCCTGAGAAAGTTCAGAAGGGAATCGCCATGGGAATCCTCGTCGCCCTGCTCGTGGTCTGGGCCGTCCTGGTCGTGCTCGGCATCGTGGTCAAGAGCCTGTTCTGGCTGATCATCGTGGGCGCGGTGCTGTTCGTCGCGACCGGCGTGATCGGGTTCGTCAAACGCGAAGCACTGGGTCGCCGGCGCTGAGCACAAGTTCGTTCTGGAGTCATACTGTAGGAAATCCCTACAATTGTGCCGGCCCGCGGCCGCCTCTATGCTCGCGGGCATGTCCTCCCCCGATCGGCCGAAGGCGCTGCTGCGCTGGCCCACCTACGTGATGGGCCAGCTGCACCGCAGCGGTGTGGGCCGGATCGACACGGCGCTGGCCGGCCACGGGGTCGCTCTGCGCGACTACTACGTCCTGGTCTGCATCGGCGAGTCCGGTCCGCTGTCGCAGCAGCGCGTCGCGGACCGGCTCGGTCTCGACCGCAGCGACCTGGTGAAGGTGCTCGACCGGCTGGAGGCCGCGGGCTGGGTGTCGCGGGAGCGCGACACCGAGGACCGCCGCCGGCACGTCCTCACCCTCACCGAGCACGGCCACGCCACGGTGGGCAAGGTCGAGGAGGTCTCGAGCGCGGTGACCGGCGAGCTGCTCGCCCGGCTGAGCCCGGGCGAGCGGGAGACGTTGCACCGCTTGCTGCTGAAGGCCTTCGGGGAGCCGTCGGCCTGACGCCGGCCCGGCGGCAAGATTGCCGCTGCGCCGGTGCCCCCGGCTGGCGTGGGACTTCCCGGATCTGCACGTGACGGGGGTGCAGATCGACGGGAACGCCGCGGCCCGGGAAGCGGCGGCGAGGCCGTGATCGCTCCACAATGGACCGTCGTGGCGGTGGCCCGTCTTCTCGGGTTCATCCACGCCCGCGGCGGCAGCCACGACGAGGCGCTCACGCACCACCGCCACGCGGTCGAGCTGTACCGCGCGGCCGGTGACCGGTGCGGCGAAGCCCGCGCACTGGTCGGCCTCGGCGATCTCCACTACCACGCCGGCCGCCGGGCCGAGAGCGCGGCGGACTTCCAGCGCGGCCTGGACCTGGCCCAGGCGGTCGGCGACCGCTGGGGTGAAGCGCTGGCCGCCGTCGGGCTCGGCTTCACGGCCGCACCCCGCCACGCCCGCAGGCACCTCGAGCACGGCCTGGCCCACGCCCGCGCGACGGGGGACCGCTGGGCCGAAAGCATGGCCTTGACCGGCTTGGGCACGGTCCACCACGCCGACGGCGACCCGGCGGAGGCGGCGAACTGCCTCCACCAGGCCGTCACGCTGGCTCAGGAAGTCGGCGACCGGTGGTGGGAACGCAAGGCCACCACCGCGCTCGGCCGGGTGTGCGCCGCGGCCGGTCACCACGGTGAGGCTGTGCTGCTGCACGAGCGGGCGGTGCAGCTGGCGCGGGACCTGGCCGACGAAGCCGCGGAAGCCGAAGCGCTCGCCGCGCTGGCGGAAATGCCGGTGCGCCACCGGGAAATCCACGCCTGACCCCCGGTCAGCGGCCGGTCAGTGCCCCGTCAGCGGGCGCCGCGATTCTTGGCTGGACCGAGAACCGGTGGCGGACCCGAGGGGAGTTGACGGTGCGATGACTTCGCTGGTGGCGGTGTCCACGTACGTGCCGACGACCGTGGCGATCGAATCGCTGCAGGACGAGCTGGCCCTCTCCGCCGGGCAGGTGCGCCGGTTCCGCCGGATGTACGGCCTCGACCAGGTCTGCCGGTCGGACGAGTCCGAAGCGGACATGATCCTCGGAGCCGTCAGCAAGCTGGATCCCCTGCGGGGCCGGGAAGAGCGCGTCCGGTACGTCGTGCGCGCCAAGACGATGCCGGCCGCGAACCCGTACCCGGTCGACCCGATGGTCGACGTGCGGGAGGCGCTCGGGCTCACCCATGCCACCCTGTTCACCCTCACCGACCACGCCTGCGCCTCCGGGCTGCTCGCCGTCGACCTGTGCGGCACGCTGCTGGCCGCCGACGGCGATCCCGATGCGCTCGCCCTGATCCTCACCGGCGAAAAAGCGTTCACCCACTCCGCGCAGGTCATTCCCGATACCGCGATCATGGGGGAGGCCACCGCCGCGGTGCTCGTCGGACCGGGCGAGGACCAGGACACCCTGATCGGCTACGCCACCACCACGCTCGGCGGCCCGGGCGGCGAAGTGATCCTCGACGACGACCAGGCCGCCGAGTTCCGGCAGATCTACCCCGGCACGGTCGCCGACGTCGCGCTCGAAGCCATCGCGGCCGCCGGGCTGACCGTCGACGACATCGACCTGGTCCTGCCGCACAACGTCAACAAGATCTCCTGGGTCCGCGCGAGCGCGGCGCTGGGCATCCCGCGCTCGAAGATCTTCCTGCAGAACGTCGGGACGACCGGGCACTGCTTCTGCGCCGACCCCTTTCTCAATTACCACGCCGCCAACGGCCTCGGGCTCCTCGCGCCCGGCGCCCGCTACCTGATGATTTCCGTCGGCCTGGGGTCGACGTTCTCCGCCATGGTCTTCCGGAAATGAGGAGCGCTGCATGAGTGTCGAATTCGAGATCCAGGGGGTCGGCATCGCCGAACTCGCGGAGCGTTACGGCACCCCGCTCTTCGTCTACGACGGTGACGAACTGGGCGGCCGGCTGCTGGGTCTTCGCGAGCAGTTGCACCCGCGGCTGGAGATCTTCTACTCGCTGAAGTCCAATCCGAACATCTCGGTGTGCGCGCTGCTGCACGCCCACGGGGCCCGGGCCGAAGTGTCGTCGATGGCCGAACTGATCACCGCGCGCCGGGCCGGGGTCGCCGGCGAGGACATCATCTTCCTCGGCCCCGGCAAGAGCGTCTCGGAACTGGCCGCCTGCCTGGACGAGGGCGTCTACACCGTGGTCTGCGAATCGTTCGGGGAGCTGAAGATCCTCGACGACCTCGCGCGCGAACGCGGGATCGAAGCGCGGGTCACTCTGCGGGTGAACCCCAGCTTCGCGGTCAAGGGCTCGGGCCTCACCATGGGCGGCAAGCCGCGCCAGTTCGGCATCGACGAAGAGCAGCTGCTCGCCGCCACCGACCTCGCCGACCGGCACCCGAACCTGCGGCTGATGGGCGTGCAGGTCTACATGGGCACCCGGATCCTGGACGAGGAGCCGATCGTCGAGAACACCCGGCGCATCTTCGAACTCGCCGAACGCGTCTCGCGCCGGCTCGGGTTCCCGCTGGAAATGGTCGACGTCGGCGGCGGCCTCGGCGTCGCGTACTTCGACGGCGAAACGGACCTCGACCGCGATCTGCTCGCCTCGATGCTCAACCCGGTGATCGACGAGTTCGCGCAGCGGCACCCGGCGACGCGGCTGGTCATGGAGCTCGGCCGGTACCTCGCCGCCACTTCCGGGACCTACGTCGTCCGCGTCCGCTACACCAAGACCTCGCTGGGGCAGAACTTCGCCGTCGCCGACGGTGGCACGAACCACCACATGGCCGCCGTCGGCATCGGGTCCTACGTCAAGCGCGACTTCCCGATCCGGCTGCTCAACCGCATCGACGAGCCCGCCACCGAAACCTGGCAGATCACCGGGCCGCTGTGCACGCCCAACGACGTGCTCGCCAAGAAGGCGGCGCTGCCGCCGGTCCGCCCGGGCGACCTGATCGGCGTCACGCGGTCCGGTGCCTACGGCCCGACGGCGTCCCCGGTGCTCTTCCTCAGCCACGGCTACCCGGCCGAAGTCATCGTCCACGGTGGACGCCACTACCTCGTCAGCGAGCGGGACCAGCCCGCGGACCTGCTGCGCCGCCAGCACCTGCACGAGTTCGCGCCGCCGGTCGCCGTGGGCGCGGAGCGCTAGGCGATGTACCGCGCGTCCACGACCACCCTGTCCTCCGCGCCGTCGCCGGGCCTGCGGCCGTTGCCGCTGCGCCTGGCGCTGGCGACCCAGCGTGAATTCGGCCCCGGAGAACGCGAAATCGACGTTCCCGAGCTGCACCGGTACTTCACCGACCTCAGCCGCGGGCACGACATCGGCTTCCGGCCCGGCCGGGTGGCGCGGGCGCGCGGCAACCCCTTCCTCGCGATGGCCCGCGAACTGCTCGCCGGGCAGCTGTCCGGCGAGCGGATCGACCTCGCGATCGTCGCCCACGCGGCGCCCGAGTTCGACCCGCGGCTGTCGGCGCCGGTGAACCTCACCGCCGTGCTTCCCGGCCACCCGCTGGTGTTTTCCGTTTCGGGACAGGGCAGCCTGGCCCCGTTCACCGCGCTGCGCATCGCCGGTTCCTACGCGCGGCGCCACGACTACCGGCGCGTCCTGGTCCTGATCATGGACCAGGGCGTCACGCCGTACGACCTGCCGGACCGGGTCGGCGACGCCGCCACCGCCCTGCTGTTCGAGGCGGGCGGGCGCCGGACGGTCCGCGTCGGCTACGAACCCGAAGTGGCGCCGGACGCGCTGCCGGAGTTCGAGCCGGCGGAGACGGTCGTCATCGGCAGCGGGCTGGCCGGGCTGGGTGCTTGGCCGGACGCGATCGTCGCGCCGCCCGAGTTCCCGTGCACCGGGCTGTGGGCGCCGCTCGCCGGCGGCACGGCCGCCGGTCCGGTGCTGCTGGCCGACTACGACCCGCGCCGTGGTGCGCTGGGGATCTGCGTGGTGGCCGGGTCCGACTGACGCGGCCCTATGATGAGGGTTGGTCGTGGTCGGGCTCGAAGCGGGGGACGGACAAGTGCGCGTGGTCATCGGTGAAGACCAGTTCCTGCTCAGGGACGGTCTGGTGCGGCTGCTCGAGGCGCACGAATTCGACGTCAGCGCGGCGGTGGACAACGGGCCGGACCTGCTGGAAGCGATGCTGCGCGAACGGCCGGACATCGCGATCGTCGACATCCGGCTGCCGCCGTCGTTCACCGACGAGGGCCTGCGCGCCGCGATCGAAGCGCGGCGCCGGATCCAGGGTTTCCCGGTGCTCGTCCTCTCGCAGTACGTGGAACGGCTGTACGCCGACGAACTCCTCGCGGATGGGGAGGGCTCGGTCGGCTACCTGCTCAAGGACCGGGTGTTCCACGGTGACCAGTTCGTGGACGCCGTCCGCCAGGTCGCTCTCGGAGGCACGGTGATGGACCCGGACGTCGTGACGCGGCTGCTGACGCACAACACCCGCGACGACCGCCTGGAGCGGCTGACCGCCCGGGAGCGCGAAGTCCTCAAGCTCATGGCCGAAGGGCGGTCCAACAGCAGCATCGCGGGCGTGCTGGTCGTTTCCGAGAAGGCCGTTTCCAAGCACATCAACAACATCCTCGCCAAGCTGAACCTGCCGCAGTCCGAGGACGCCAACCGGCGGGTCCTGGCGGTGCTGGCGTACCTGAAGCACTGACGGGCATCAGGGCGCCAAGCCGCACGGGATCTCGATCGTCACCATGGTCGGGCCGCCGAGCGGGCTGAGGATCGTGATGAAGCCGTCGAGCGGGGCGAGCCGCTTCTCGATGCCGCGCAGTCCCGTGCCGCCTTCGGTGTTCGCGCCGCCGCCGCCGTTGTCGCTGACGTTGATCACCAGCCGGCCGGACTCGTAGTGGACGTTGATCGCGCCGCTGTGCGCCCCGGAGTGCTTCATCGCGTTGTTCAGCAGTTCGGACACCGAGAAGTACGCGGCGGTCTCGACCGCCAGCGACGGCCGGCCGGGCAGGTCGATCGTCGTCTCGATCCGCAGCGGGTTTTCGATGGCGAGCGTGCGGATCGCGTCGGCGATGCCGCGGTCGACCAGCACCGGCGGCTGGATGCCCCGGACGAGATCGCGCAGCTGCTGCAACGCCTTGGCCGAGCTGTTCTTCGCCTCGTCCATCAAGGACCGGGCCGCTTCGGGGTGGGAGTCGAGCACGCGCATCGCGGCGTCGAGCGTCATCCCCATCGCGACCAGGTGGGTCTGCGCGCCGTCGTGCAGGTCGCGCTCGATGCGGCGCAGCTCGGTCGCCTGCGACCCCACGGCGTCGTCGCGGCTTTCCGCCAGGTGCTGCACGCGGTTCGTCAGCCGGGTCACCTCGGTCGGTGACAGCAGCGTGGCCGCGAGCCGCGCGTGCAGCTTCAGCAGGTGCGGTGCGCTCCACAGCGCGAGCGGGAAGTGCGCCAGGCCGAGGATGGCCGCGAACCAGGCCGTCGGCTGGTCGTCCACCGGGATCACCACGTACCAGCTGCCGAGCCAGTCGGCCGCGTCGGACCCGACCAGGAACGGCATCGCGAGCCCGCGGAACCCGTGCGCGATCAGCAGGAGCGGGGTGAGCGTCAGCAGGATGCCGACGGAGCTGTCCACCACCAGCCACAGCGCGTCGCGCCAGTTCGCGCGGTCGCCGAGCAGGTGGTGGCAGCGGCGCAGCGGCGTGCTCCCGGCCGGCTCCGGCAGGTACGGCGAGGCGATCCGCACACCGGACCACGCGCCGGCCGACGCGCGCACCCGGTCGGTCAGCGAGCGCATCAACAGCACGGCCGGGGGCAGCATGAACGGTCCCACGCCCACGCCGATCAGCGAGCCGGCGGTGACCACGACGACGAACATCACGAGTTCGGTCACCGCCACCACGGCGAGCGCGCCGCCCCGCAGGGTCGCGAGCCCGCCGTCGCGCAGCAGCGACCGCGTCATCGTGGCGACCGGGCTTCCGCTAGTCATGGCGCCCATTATGCGCAGGCCGGGCCGCTCTCCGCGGTAGTGCTAACCCCCGCAAACTTCCGCTCCCTAGCACCCTCGGAAATCGGTCCGCGCCTTCGTAACGTGGTCGCGGTAAAGCATCGAAGACCGCGAGAAGGCACGCCAGGGGAGCC
Protein-coding sequences here:
- a CDS encoding SDR family oxidoreductase — translated: MDLGLAGAVAVVTGASRGIGLAVTEALVAEGAHVVAGARVPGPDLDALVQAGKAHALAVDLGTTDGPGRLAELALAEFGRIDVLVNNVGAVTPRPNGFLLVTDDEWTRSVTLNLLSAVRATRAVLPTMVTAGRGNIVTVASVNAILPDPGVIDYSAAKAALVNFTKSVSKEFGPRGIRANAINPGPVATDLWLGAGGVAETLAATTGANPDSVAEEAAGHAVTGRFTRPAEVANLVAFLASDRVAGNITGATLAIDGGYATETH
- a CDS encoding type III PLP-dependent enzyme; the encoded protein is MSVEFEIQGVGIAELAERYGTPLFVYDGDELGGRLLGLREQLHPRLEIFYSLKSNPNISVCALLHAHGARAEVSSMAELITARRAGVAGEDIIFLGPGKSVSELAACLDEGVYTVVCESFGELKILDDLARERGIEARVTLRVNPSFAVKGSGLTMGGKPRQFGIDEEQLLAATDLADRHPNLRLMGVQVYMGTRILDEEPIVENTRRIFELAERVSRRLGFPLEMVDVGGGLGVAYFDGETDLDRDLLASMLNPVIDEFAQRHPATRLVMELGRYLAATSGTYVVRVRYTKTSLGQNFAVADGGTNHHMAAVGIGSYVKRDFPIRLLNRIDEPATETWQITGPLCTPNDVLAKKAALPPVRPGDLIGVTRSGAYGPTASPVLFLSHGYPAEVIVHGGRHYLVSERDQPADLLRRQHLHEFAPPVAVGAER
- a CDS encoding alpha/beta fold hydrolase, translating into MAEPGTPVVFIHGLWLHATSWTPWIDHFRAAGYAPVAPGWPHEPGTVELARENPDVVADIGIDDATGHFASIIAGLERPPVIIGHSFGGLITEKLLGQGVGLAGVAIDPAQIKGVLPLPLAQLRAGLPALGNPANLHRAVSLTEKEFRFGFGNALTDEESAALYRRWTIPSPARPLFQAAAANFVLHSEARVDTHRPDRGPLLLISGTADHTVPDVVTRSTFKQYRDSTAVTELKQFEGRGHSLTIDSGWREVADAVLGWLREQGI
- a CDS encoding response regulator transcription factor encodes the protein MRVVIGEDQFLLRDGLVRLLEAHEFDVSAAVDNGPDLLEAMLRERPDIAIVDIRLPPSFTDEGLRAAIEARRRIQGFPVLVLSQYVERLYADELLADGEGSVGYLLKDRVFHGDQFVDAVRQVALGGTVMDPDVVTRLLTHNTRDDRLERLTAREREVLKLMAEGRSNSSIAGVLVVSEKAVSKHINNILAKLNLPQSEDANRRVLAVLAYLKH
- a CDS encoding 3-oxoacyl-[acyl-carrier-protein] synthase III C-terminal domain-containing protein, whose product is MTSLVAVSTYVPTTVAIESLQDELALSAGQVRRFRRMYGLDQVCRSDESEADMILGAVSKLDPLRGREERVRYVVRAKTMPAANPYPVDPMVDVREALGLTHATLFTLTDHACASGLLAVDLCGTLLAADGDPDALALILTGEKAFTHSAQVIPDTAIMGEATAAVLVGPGEDQDTLIGYATTTLGGPGGEVILDDDQAAEFRQIYPGTVADVALEAIAAAGLTVDDIDLVLPHNVNKISWVRASAALGIPRSKIFLQNVGTTGHCFCADPFLNYHAANGLGLLAPGARYLMISVGLGSTFSAMVFRK
- a CDS encoding LysR family transcriptional regulator codes for the protein MDLDLRLVRYFVTVADELHFGRAAAKLFISQPTLSKQIRKLETDVGGALLVRDSRHVALTPRGDRFLHLARQLLATADQMLREPAPHHLRIAHIFELDTSRLVADAYLAAHPAIRLVQSQMDSARQLRALLEGHPDVAIVRVTGAMKAAHPAGWQHRLLRLEPFRLVGRPGDPRRPAVSVHERPIEVFADAPGTALYNVHGRYLSSLEQHTGLALRWLGNPGTFDTCHAALTRAPDSAYLLEFESYARRYEDLGIPAYRPQELQPVYPWSLAWRDGERPETVRGFLEVAGQLAARLRWLHPERADGVPLWAPPEDLAVA
- a CDS encoding MarR family transcriptional regulator, whose product is MSSPDRPKALLRWPTYVMGQLHRSGVGRIDTALAGHGVALRDYYVLVCIGESGPLSQQRVADRLGLDRSDLVKVLDRLEAAGWVSRERDTEDRRRHVLTLTEHGHATVGKVEEVSSAVTGELLARLSPGERETLHRLLLKAFGEPSA
- a CDS encoding sensor histidine kinase, which produces MTSGSPVATMTRSLLRDGGLATLRGGALAVVAVTELVMFVVVVTAGSLIGVGVGPFMLPPAVLLMRSLTDRVRASAGAWSGVRIASPYLPEPAGSTPLRRCHHLLGDRANWRDALWLVVDSSVGILLTLTPLLLIAHGFRGLAMPFLVGSDAADWLGSWYVVIPVDDQPTAWFAAILGLAHFPLALWSAPHLLKLHARLAATLLSPTEVTRLTNRVQHLAESRDDAVGSQATELRRIERDLHDGAQTHLVAMGMTLDAAMRVLDSHPEAARSLMDEAKNSSAKALQQLRDLVRGIQPPVLVDRGIADAIRTLAIENPLRIETTIDLPGRPSLAVETAAYFSVSELLNNAMKHSGAHSGAINVHYESGRLVINVSDNGGGGANTEGGTGLRGIEKRLAPLDGFITILSPLGGPTMVTIEIPCGLAP
- a CDS encoding tetratricopeptide repeat protein, which codes for MARLLGFIHARGGSHDEALTHHRHAVELYRAAGDRCGEARALVGLGDLHYHAGRRAESAADFQRGLDLAQAVGDRWGEALAAVGLGFTAAPRHARRHLEHGLAHARATGDRWAESMALTGLGTVHHADGDPAEAANCLHQAVTLAQEVGDRWWERKATTALGRVCAAAGHHGEAVLLHERAVQLARDLADEAAEAEALAALAEMPVRHREIHA